Genomic window (Kwoniella botswanensis chromosome 1, complete sequence):
GGattgaaaggaagagatgaaggaaagtTCATATACTGAGCAATACTACCACACTGTCGTAtaacatcatccatatcagTAGCTCAACTTTCTCGTTTTCAGTTTGCCGTATAAGAAAGAGGTATACTTGGCATAATTTGTCATCGTTTAAAAAACGAGAGTCGTGTGCATGGTGTATGAGTATCGTATGATGCGGCTGCATGTGCTTCTACCTCTACAGCTGATAGAATCTATCCTTGACGCTGATCGTCGGAGTATTACACATTAGCTACAAGGTTCATCACAGACCACTGAATAAGAAAGTGGTAGCTTACTTGTTTATGTTTAGGGTTCTTCGAACAGATAACGTAtattcttcctttcctaAATTGCACGAAAATGCCCATTGATCAGCTTGCCATACATCTAAAGCATATGATGCATCGTTCCACCTAAGCTCATATAGAGTAGCGATAGGGAAATATGCAGATCTCCTCCACTCTATATGGATGACAAGAGTGTTACAATGAAGtaggatcactcacctcctcacGACTGAACATCCATCACAGAACCTCTTGACACTACTCCTCACCTTCATACCTCTCACTTGCATTACTAAAGGCTGTGCCCTACTTATCGTCGATTTAGTCGTGGATGTTATACTTGGTATTTGGGATAACAAGGTGGGTCTAACTAGTGATGAGGTGAAAGAAGCAGACGAGGGAGGGGGACATGAGGAACATTGTCGTACGGATTGTCTGGATGGTCCAGCGAGGGAATTTGATAGAGTGGGTAGTCGTTTCAGGATCGTCTGTATCATTTTGATTTGCTCTGCTGTGGATCTTTGGGGCTTCGAGGTGTGTTAATGCAGTGATATGTTCACGTATGAACAGACAAATGCTCAAATGCTCAATGAAATCTCGAAATGTCGAAATCTCAGTTACCGATAACTTACGGTCCTGGTTCTTGTGAGTGCGAGTGCCACTCCTCGGGTATTCCGGAGTTATAGGGGGGTGTGAGTTACCCTGAACAGTGAGTGATGAAGCGATGAGCCTTTGTCCTCATTGATCCCCCCTGCTGGATATCCCCCTCCACTtcattcatcctcctctttcacctccaCTATTCTCATTCACAGCACACTGCTCATCACAATAGCTAACACACTCAGTCACTCGTATCGGGACATAGCATACAGCAACCCCCATACATCCAAGCACGCCGACTTCGACCAAGAAAACGGAGAATATCGACGAGGGAACATTGCAGCGGAAAGTCACATTTATATTACTCATCGGTGAACTTATCGCAGTTTGTTGTATCTATAACcttacttcttcctccctccacctccactcaTAACGACCATTCTTTCCGGAAAAGTCGCTTCGTCACAGAATCAAAACATCGATACAGAAGGATCAGAGCTAGCTAGCTACCTCTTCAAGATGCCCGCAAGGAGGCAAAGTGCGGTCTCGCCTTTCGATCCAGTCACTGGATTACCGGTCGAAGGTCTGACACCCACATCGTCAGGTAGAAGTAGAGGTAAAgaaggcaaagagaaagaaactTTTGCTTGTAATTTCCCAGGATGTGGACAGGTAAGTACTGCCCTTGTCATGCATCTCATTCTGGAGAAGGTCAAATGACGATGTTAATGCATGAACTGCTTTACAGAACTATAGTCGTATGGAATATCTGAAACGACATCAGCGAAAACGTGCGTTACTAGATTATTATGTGCGGTGTATGACATGCTCTCTGCTGATTGATCGTCTTATACAGACCAAGATGATAGACCTTTCCAGTGTAAAGATTGTACAAAAGCTTTTGCacgaaggtgagttgacaaaTTGCACCAAAAGCTGCATATACCTCTTAGCTTACTAATATTCCATTCCCGTTCCTTGCACAGTGACGTCCTACTCCGCCACCGACGCCGATGCCATCCCACACCGCCGCCTACCGACCGAAACTCACATTCTCCTCCCGCACCTCAACGGAATTACCCTGGTgtacccatctcatcatcccGCACCGATGCACGAGAGGCATCACCGGCACCTAGAGGTCGAAAGCATCCACGACGATCCAGTGgcgatgaagaaagagacgCTACCCGCCCGCGGCTCGATCCCAGTTTAGATCCAAGCctcgaagatgatttcactGGCGgcgaagatgataatgacaaGTATCCCGAAGGAGCCAACCGATTCAGTCGTCAAAATGGCATGGGCAACGGTGGTGTCTATTCTGCTGGTAATGGTAACCCATTCTATGGTTCTGGGAGTGTTCCTGAAGGTTCAACTTATACACCCCACTTGTTACCAATGTTTCAACAAGGTCAGACATTTCATAGCCTGAATGACCCCAATCACCTAGAAGATGCCTCAGCTCTACTATCAATGGCCTACCCTGGAGGTGTACCTGGTGGAGACAATCCAGAGTTACCGAAAGATCTTCCCGATTGGGCCAATAACCCTACAATCaacatgatgatggaagCTGCTGTAGCTGCCAACAGGAAGCAGGAAGCGGAAATTAGCAATGGAGCCAACGGTGATACGCATGTCGATCAATCTAGAACCGATACCACCGAACAACCTGTTGTCGATCCGACACTCACTGGTGAAAATCCCGGTGTGAATGGAGGTGAGACCAACGGTGAAAATTTTCTAAACGCGATGAGCTGGATGTCCGGAATGGGCACACAGGGAGTGTTGAACCGAAATCAGAACCAGAACCCGAACCACAGCAACGGCCAGAGCCAATCACAATCGCCGAATCAACAAGAGCAGAACTCGAACTCCCAAAAGAAGGGATTGACATCGACGCAGAGTTCGACGCTTCAATCGACCCTGAACTCAAATAGTGACATGGGCACACTACTAGGATGGGTAAGTGTTCTCAAGTACCAGAAAACATACAAGTATTCTGACATGCGTGTATTTCTTTCATTTCAGATGCAAATGTTCGCTTCGAGCATGAACGGCACGACTGGTCCTGGTCCTTCTCCAAAACCTCAATCacctttccctctctcatcGCTGTTCTCTCCCTCCGCATTTGGCATCACCAATACGGACTCGAACGATTCGAGTGGTGGAAATACCCAGCAGTCGACACCAATGTCACCTACCATTCTAGGTATTCTGGATCAAATGGCGATGTATGAAGTACCTCAGACACTGGAGAACCCAAATCCGGAAAGACCCCTTCTCAGGCTTGCCAATGAGGAGATGAATCTGAGAGCAGGTCAAGAATGGTTTGACAAGACCAGTCCATTCTAGTGAGTGTCACCTATCATATTGGGATGAACAGAGTGCTGATGTTACTTGTAGTCTTCCTGCTGAACGATTTGCTGGTGTATATCAAATCCCTCATTGGGCATTGCCGCCTTTGCGTACATTATCGGTCATGGCTTGTCGGACTTATCATACCGTCCTGAACCATTTTTCGTTTGTTCACATGCCGACGTTCAAGCTCAACGATACAGCTGCCTGTTTGGCATTTGCGATTTGTACAGTCGGCGGTATACGAACCGGGAACACTACTGCAGCGGATGCTGCTGTACTGCAATCTTTAGGTTTAAGCGGTATAACTCCGCCTAAGGCTCTAGACGGACCGGTTGTACCTGATCAGAGCTGGGAGAGTATCTATGCCGCGAACTGGAAGAAAAGCGTTGATGACAAACCGTACGATTCGGAGAATGTGAACAATTGGAAGAATGGTCCTATAGTCAGGAATGAGAAAACAAATATGCTtgtgaaggtgagcttcAAGTTGACGTCCATGataatcagctgactttgCCAAACATAGTCATTCTCGCTTGCCCAAGGTGTGCTGATGACTGAATATAACGTCGCATTGCTCCAAGCATTGATCTTATATCACACACCAAACTTCCTAAGTGAGAGTGAATCAGAGAGGCTCACTGCAAACATGTTCATGGGGACTATTGTCAATGTAAGTACAGGCGGTGTATTTAATGTCTGCATTATGCTGATCGTTACTTCCCTTGCTAGATTACTCGACAAATTGGTTTCTTCACTCCCGAAGCTGATCACTTCGCCATGAAAATCAAAATACCCACTGAACCGTATACTCCCAACGAACTGGATAGGTGCTGGAAAGAGTGGATTCAGCTGGAGACTCGACGTCGGACCGCTTACCTCGTATACCAATTGGACACAGTTTCAGCACTGGAATCCAATATTCCTTGCATATTATCATCCTGCGAATTGTGCTATCTACCCTTGCCGGCACCCGATACCCTGTGGAAAGCTCCAACAGCCATTGAATGGTTAAAAGCTGTCAAGAAATACAGACCTATGAGTCTGGATGAAGGTATGAGAAGAATATTCTTTTTACCGACGTTCGGATCTTTCGACAACCTGCATGAAAGTGCCGATACAAAGTACTACAACTTGCTCAATACTCATGACTTTGGACCGTTCGCAAGATTGGCAATGGTGCTTACGCTGCTGAGGGGAGTGATCGATATAGGGGAAGGTAAAAGAGATAGGGGAGATTGGAGGGATCTTACGGATTTATGGGTAGGATGCAGCTGGCTGAGACCTTCCAAAAGGATGTTGGCGCAAGATGGAACTGATCTAGGAAGGATCACGAGGGAGAGTTTGCGAGGTAGATTTGGCATGGGTTtgcagaaggtgagctcataGAATCGATTTTGGTGATGATAAATGCTGATCGACCGTTCATTGTCAgtggagagaaggatgggatttCGATAGATTGTGTATCTCCCCGTCCACGTCGAATGCTTCTCGAGCGAACTCGGCGGGTATCAGTCCTCAAAGTACTTCGAGTGGGTCATCGGGCGCTGAGCCTGAGTTGCCCAAAGAGACACTGAATTACTGCGAAGGTGGGTCAACAATTTCACAAATTCCAATTGAAATGGATGCTGATCGTGGGTTTTTGGTATTATGTATAGATGCCCTGCCATTCTACTGGCTCGCAGTAGCTCTGCTCAACCAGCtgaacaactcacctcataccGAACCGGGATACAATCATTTCGCAGGCGTGCGATATGGCGATATGCTAAAAGCAGCTCGAACGTTCACCAGAACAGGTGAAGGTATCCCAGGAGCCAGCATGAACGCGACGGGgacttcaccatctttcgcTCGACAGggatcaacctcaacagcaaGTGTAGTCAGTGCCAATGTTCCTACACATAACAATCCTGGTTCAACCTCTTCGTCAATCTCCCCTCCGGGCCCTGCGCAGAATGGCAATTCAATCGACGAGCTGGATCTGTCTGCGATGTCCCCTGGAACGATCAATGGATTCTTCGAGGCTCTTGCTGGATCGAACTTTGCTGAATCATATGAGAATGGACAAGTGCCCATATCGTCTAGTCATATGAATAACAATGGGTTGGATAAGCGGGTTGATGGTGGCGGAGGGATCCAGGGGCAGGGTCAGTTGGCTGAACATCTGGGGTTTATCCTGTGATTGTCAAGCTCAAGGCTGACAGTAGGTCGGATGTAGGGATGAAAACGAGTTTGTGTTAAACATTCATAGTATATACCATACATATTCTCTATAGGTCAATTAGTATTTTTGTACACTAGGTTATTCCACTTCTTGGTATTCAACGTTTATTTCTCTTTTGAACCACTTCCGCTAACAGCCTTCTTCAAGGTATTGTAAGCGGATTACTATAGTTGTCGACTCTATATTTATGTTTTTTCGGTCTATCTTGACTTCCGTTCCATGTATGAATCTGTTATGATATTTAGCTCCACTGAAACGGCGAAATTAAACATAATGTGGAGTAGTGGAGTGCCACGTGCACATCGTCATTCTGAACTTGAAGCTCAAAATAAAAAGATAGAATGTTGAGTTGAGACTGCGTCTTTTGTCCATCTCTTTGCTTCATTATCCTGTCTTACCCCTATCCTGATAACAATTAGTCTGGGTATCCACAAATTTCAGCAGCTATTCGATCATCCAAAGTCATTTAGGAGGACAATTACTCAGTCTGATTTCAAGCAACTTATCAATCAAACCATACACCTCTCAAACACGACTTATCAGCACTTCACTAGTCTTTCCCTTTActcccttcctttcattccCCTTACAATGCCTGGAAGTAAACGACGAGCACTGAAGAAACTTCTCTCTCCCAACTCCGGTCCCTctgatccatcaacatctacgtctccctcatcttctccccctcaatcaaattcaacttcgTCAAACTCTCTCAGCCAAATGATCTCACCGCCTTCGGGTCAGGCTCTACCTCCTCCTGCTGTACCGCTCTCGCAGGAAGAAGTTCAGGAAGATTTGATATTGGAGAATATGCATCAGAATGAAAAAGCTATCGGACATTCCACCTCACCTGCGAATTTGAGGCCTACAGAGGTGGCGGCTCCTGCTACTGTCGCTGCATCTCCGCCTCCGCCAGCTGCAGGATCAATGGGAGGTGGGATGTATGGGAATGCATTTGGGTTAGGCAGTAATGGAAAcggaggagggaagaagaagaaatcaagtAGACAGAAATTCGAGGAAAGACAGGTGAGTTAAGTTAGCGAAAAGCTTCTGTTGTTCCATCATCATTTGTCAAATACaatgaagacgatgatcCTACACATTGACTCTGATTGACTGAGAGACTGACCAATGTTCACTCTTATAGGCACGAAAGACTCAAGCTCTCCTTGAGTCCGCACCTCCCGATGATCCCAATTGGAATGCTCAGCTGGAAAAAGAACGGTTGGAGGAAATCCAGGTGATTGGTGATGCCTGTACCGTtcttggaagagagatatacgaggtgagtgtgattcTTGAAA
Coding sequences:
- a CDS encoding 50S ribosomal protein L36; translation: MIQTILKRLPTLSNSLAGPSRQSVRQCSSCPPPSSASFTSSLVRPTLLSQIPSITSTTKSTISRAQPLVMQVRGMKVRSSVKRFCDGCSVVRRKGRIYVICSKNPKHKQRQG